One window of the Mycoplasmopsis anatis genome contains the following:
- a CDS encoding putative immunoglobulin-blocking virulence protein, whose translation MRKITKKKLFYLGMSTIAVVAVSSVFTMGVYARNPQNNVNKKFDTLGERTDGTDSTLQDGVSTNDKNLSNRDNNLPKLETPGSNKDDDKQQKTTIKFLLNDSTKTQIGDTIELNDSDFESFNLILSVPEGYELLNKNTELKKNSENLVFIKEIVKDLTYKTTLIFKFENQVIKTETVTTVNDEKINLSRYIPEGYKLENESFEVTINQNNEINLIKIIDKPESPTEEVSDEVTTTLKYFYEVNLIKQIEVKTKKDATISAGEYLPSGYELVDKNVKVNLGEINLIQITPIPVEPTNPPTPENPEDENEIFDDTLIKDEKVITKLIYKDNKTNSKVFEIEVQTKKGEFIYPVSYLPEGYDLVDSTQLIYPGQDNEILVAKKEVEQPKTLDTTIIFRYNNKNIETKVFKLLENSNLTIKDINYVPVNYHLVDQSIKVNIGAENIINIEPNEVEVRMVTTTLIYVSDNVEILKKAIEKPEGETIDYKEFLPEGYEFVKQNYEISYGKENRIGIQPKKKLVSTTLVYKEGDDVISEKTISTNDDEIISASNYLPNNYILVNPNTSITTGQRNEIAIKKVEEIHETVSTKLVFILNSKEVGTKTISSLDNAKIDVRPHIPLGYELKNPEQVINVGKTNKIEIVKNQIRPAPPRMGFIYINWISEDGTILEPLSRLESVDDEIPVIRYMPSGYEAFDQNEARKVVVANTDRNTAFVKIKKKSEVIILPEPTLPVEPEVPTTPEEPTVQPEPSKPTPTPEPTPNQPDRPSIDNSLISNKTNIAGKPINPEDVNIPDHKNPDWEKYKDMNAEKITEDSLKGTKEFIDTLFTAIGKDGFNDEKAFRDALKKQGIGEFNTNLWVDYIKNYRAKWQEPGRDFLLHFRLWLENVKREINSYAAKGMAPDLSFLNRISMNYSGGKQVWYVEGGGSWTYPNPLDSPVIKKIVDQNSTKRVMNYDTWYSRDPESIQKGNFPGWEKRDVSSSYSTSLSGSSKVYSYTKNGKTLNILDVDVKDAQSYANFKSDIQKLQGKLSGGINGIVIRNIGGFGAPSDLKDVFKSLPNTVQKLTLFFEGKDTSSLIALKDKHIKEIELYTNQNGLLGLDKDWAINPNALKGVDFVPYDYNNDIDPRKVSPDALKTTSITFQVLKFDNVDNITTINQGLKIAFQDKYDLRVFQGYWGEGSWITHLDFSNVRNIRTLKDMNLYGKVFYDLTLWNENNVFEIKSSDLARSQFSALIVKHPSDYGKFHFITPDNRNVDTLYISGNASSLEQGWGTQLAAAISAGRNIFKKIVVDDPNMVSLVSSFNTYGWNISVK comes from the coding sequence ATGAGAAAAATTACTAAAAAGAAACTATTTTATTTAGGAATGTCCACAATAGCTGTTGTGGCTGTTTCAAGTGTCTTTACAATGGGTGTTTACGCTCGTAATCCGCAAAATAATGTAAATAAAAAGTTTGATACTCTTGGCGAAAGAACCGATGGAACTGATTCAACACTTCAAGATGGTGTTTCAACTAATGACAAAAACTTATCTAACAGAGATAATAACCTTCCAAAACTTGAAACACCAGGTTCAAATAAAGATGATGATAAACAACAAAAAACAACAATAAAATTTTTATTAAATGATTCAACAAAAACTCAAATTGGTGACACTATAGAATTAAATGATAGTGATTTTGAATCATTCAATTTAATTTTAAGTGTACCAGAAGGATATGAATTACTAAATAAAAATACTGAATTAAAAAAAAATAGTGAAAACTTAGTATTCATTAAAGAAATTGTTAAAGATTTAACTTATAAAACAACATTAATTTTTAAATTTGAAAATCAAGTAATAAAAACTGAAACAGTTACTACAGTTAATGATGAAAAAATAAACCTCTCTAGATATATTCCAGAAGGATATAAACTAGAGAATGAATCTTTTGAAGTTACCATTAACCAAAATAATGAAATTAACTTAATTAAAATAATTGATAAACCTGAAAGTCCAACTGAGGAAGTTAGTGATGAAGTAACTACTACACTAAAATATTTTTATGAAGTTAATTTAATAAAACAAATCGAAGTTAAAACTAAAAAAGATGCAACAATCAGTGCTGGAGAGTATTTACCAAGCGGTTATGAATTAGTTGATAAGAATGTTAAAGTAAATTTAGGTGAAATCAACTTAATTCAAATTACACCTATTCCTGTTGAACCAACTAATCCACCAACACCTGAAAATCCTGAAGATGAAAATGAAATATTTGATGATACTCTTATTAAAGACGAAAAAGTTATTACAAAATTAATTTATAAAGATAATAAGACTAACTCTAAGGTTTTTGAAATTGAAGTCCAAACTAAAAAAGGAGAATTCATTTATCCTGTTTCATATTTACCTGAAGGTTATGATTTAGTTGACTCAACTCAACTTATCTACCCTGGACAAGATAATGAAATTTTAGTTGCTAAAAAAGAAGTTGAACAACCTAAAACACTTGATACTACAATAATTTTTAGATACAATAACAAAAACATCGAAACTAAAGTTTTTAAATTGCTAGAAAATTCAAATTTAACAATTAAGGATATTAATTATGTTCCAGTTAATTATCATTTAGTAGATCAAAGTATTAAAGTTAATATTGGAGCTGAAAATATTATTAACATCGAACCAAACGAAGTTGAAGTTAGAATGGTAACTACAACATTAATCTATGTAAGTGATAATGTAGAAATTCTTAAAAAAGCAATCGAAAAACCTGAAGGCGAAACTATAGATTACAAAGAATTTTTACCTGAAGGTTATGAATTTGTAAAACAAAATTATGAAATTAGTTATGGTAAGGAAAATAGAATAGGAATTCAACCTAAGAAAAAATTAGTTTCTACCACTTTAGTTTATAAAGAAGGTGATGATGTAATTTCTGAAAAAACTATTTCTACTAATGATGATGAAATAATTTCAGCTTCAAACTATTTACCTAATAATTACATTCTAGTTAATCCTAACACAAGCATAACGACTGGACAAAGAAATGAGATAGCAATTAAAAAAGTTGAAGAAATTCATGAAACTGTTTCAACTAAATTAGTTTTTATTCTTAATTCAAAAGAAGTTGGTACTAAAACTATTTCATCACTTGATAATGCAAAAATAGATGTAAGACCTCATATACCTTTAGGGTATGAACTTAAAAATCCCGAACAAGTAATTAATGTAGGAAAAACAAATAAAATTGAAATAGTTAAAAACCAAATAAGGCCAGCTCCACCTAGAATGGGATTTATTTACATCAATTGAATCTCAGAAGATGGAACAATTTTAGAACCACTTTCAAGACTAGAAAGTGTTGATGATGAAATTCCTGTTATCAGATATATGCCTAGTGGTTATGAAGCTTTTGATCAAAATGAAGCTCGTAAGGTTGTTGTTGCAAATACCGATAGAAATACAGCTTTTGTTAAAATCAAGAAGAAAAGTGAAGTTATTATATTACCCGAACCAACTTTACCAGTTGAACCTGAAGTTCCTACAACTCCAGAAGAACCAACGGTTCAACCAGAACCTTCTAAACCTACACCTACTCCCGAACCTACTCCTAATCAACCAGATCGACCTTCTATTGATAATTCATTAATTTCAAATAAAACAAACATTGCAGGTAAACCTATTAATCCTGAAGATGTTAATATTCCTGATCATAAAAATCCAGATTGAGAAAAATATAAAGATATGAATGCTGAAAAAATTACTGAAGATTCATTAAAAGGAACGAAAGAATTTATTGATACACTTTTTACAGCAATTGGTAAAGATGGATTTAATGATGAGAAAGCATTTAGAGATGCTCTAAAAAAACAAGGTATTGGTGAGTTTAACACAAATCTATGAGTTGATTATATTAAAAATTACAGAGCAAAATGACAAGAACCTGGTAGAGATTTTCTTTTACATTTTAGATTATGACTTGAAAACGTTAAAAGAGAAATAAATTCATATGCCGCTAAGGGTATGGCTCCTGATTTAAGTTTCTTAAATAGAATTTCTATGAATTATAGCGGTGGTAAACAAGTTTGATATGTTGAAGGTGGTGGATCGTGAACATATCCTAATCCTCTAGATAGTCCGGTTATTAAAAAGATCGTTGATCAAAATAGTACAAAACGTGTTATGAATTATGACACTTGATACTCTAGAGATCCTGAATCTATCCAAAAAGGTAATTTCCCTGGTTGAGAAAAAAGAGATGTCTCAAGTTCTTACTCAACAAGTTTATCAGGCTCAAGTAAAGTATATAGTTATACAAAAAATGGTAAAACTCTTAATATTTTGGACGTTGATGTAAAGGATGCTCAATCATACGCTAATTTTAAATCTGATATTCAAAAATTACAAGGAAAATTATCTGGTGGTATAAATGGTATAGTAATAAGAAATATTGGTGGTTTTGGAGCTCCTTCTGATCTAAAAGATGTATTTAAATCATTACCAAACACAGTTCAAAAACTTACATTATTCTTCGAAGGTAAAGACACAAGTTCTTTAATAGCTCTTAAAGATAAGCATATTAAAGAAATAGAATTGTACACAAATCAAAATGGATTGCTTGGTTTAGATAAAGATTGAGCAATCAACCCTAATGCACTAAAAGGAGTAGACTTTGTGCCATATGACTACAACAATGATATCGATCCAAGAAAAGTTAGTCCAGACGCACTTAAGACTACCTCAATTACCTTCCAAGTACTTAAATTTGATAATGTTGATAATATAACAACAATTAATCAAGGTCTAAAAATTGCTTTCCAAGATAAATATGACTTAAGAGTATTCCAAGGTTATTGAGGTGAAGGAAGTTGAATTACTCATTTAGATTTTTCAAACGTTAGAAATATTAGAACGCTAAAGGATATGAATTTATACGGTAAAGTCTTTTATGACTTAACATTATGAAATGAAAATAATGTCTTTGAAATTAAATCATCAGATTTAGCTAGATCTCAATTTAGTGCTTTAATTGTAAAACATCCTAGTGACTATGGTAAATTCCATTTTATAACCCCTGATAATAGAAATGTTGATACTCTATATATCTCAGGAAATGCTTCAAGTTTGGAACAAGGCTGAGGTACACAACTAGCTGCCGCTATTAGTGCAGGAAGAAATATCTTCAAGAAAATTGTTGTGGATGACCCTAACATGGTTTCACTTGTATCAAGTTTTAACACTTATGGTTGAAATATTAGTGTTAAATAA